The following proteins come from a genomic window of Ilumatobacter coccineus YM16-304:
- a CDS encoding ParB/RepB/Spo0J family partition protein: protein MTRRSGLGKGLSSLIPQEATEGGGSDAQLLEVTTASVSPNPNQPREHFDEEALVELAASIAEMGVLQPILIRPLDEEGTYELIAGERRWRAAQRAGLATIPAIVRTTSDLSSVEQALVENLHRQDLSPLEEAAAYQQLLEDFGLTHDQLSTRVGKSRSAITNTIRLLGLPPAVQSLLNDGQLSAGHARALLGTPDRAQQEALARQAVSEGWSVRAVEQAVRGEVAPAADADGGADVDSGSDADGSGSTIDGAGLTPATKLRPPGLLELEELLAEHLQTRVSVNLGAKRGKVAIDFADLEDLERIYRLMTQ from the coding sequence ATGACGCGACGTAGCGGACTCGGAAAGGGACTCAGCTCGCTCATCCCGCAAGAAGCGACCGAAGGTGGTGGCTCGGACGCGCAGTTGCTCGAAGTCACCACGGCATCGGTCAGTCCGAACCCGAATCAGCCGCGCGAGCACTTCGACGAAGAGGCGCTGGTCGAGTTGGCGGCGTCGATCGCCGAGATGGGCGTCTTGCAGCCCATTCTGATTCGCCCGCTCGACGAAGAAGGCACCTACGAGCTGATCGCCGGCGAGCGCCGTTGGCGGGCCGCGCAACGCGCCGGTCTGGCCACGATCCCAGCGATCGTTCGCACGACGAGTGATCTGAGCTCCGTCGAGCAGGCCCTGGTCGAGAACCTGCATCGCCAGGATCTGAGCCCGTTGGAAGAAGCAGCGGCGTACCAGCAACTGCTCGAAGATTTCGGTCTGACGCACGACCAGCTCTCGACTCGCGTCGGCAAGAGCCGGTCAGCGATCACCAACACGATCCGTCTGCTGGGTCTGCCGCCCGCGGTGCAGTCACTGCTCAATGACGGGCAGCTCTCGGCGGGTCACGCGCGAGCGTTGCTCGGCACCCCCGACCGGGCACAGCAAGAAGCACTGGCTCGTCAAGCGGTCAGCGAAGGTTGGTCGGTGCGAGCGGTCGAGCAAGCGGTCCGCGGCGAGGTCGCTCCTGCTGCCGACGCCGATGGCGGGGCCGACGTCGACTCGGGGAGTGACGCCGATGGTTCGGGGTCGACGATCGACGGCGCTGGGCTCACCCCGGCGACCAAGCTCCGTCCGCCAGGGCTGCTCGAACTCGAAGAGCTCCTGGCCGAACATCTGCAGACACGGGTGTCGGTGAACCTCGGTGCAAAGCGCGGCAAGGTGGCCATCGACTTCGCAGATCTCGAGGATCTCGAGCGCATCTATCGACTGATGACGCAGTAG
- the jag gene encoding RNA-binding cell elongation regulator Jag/EloR, which translates to MEWVETTAKTVDDAKNAALDQLGVAADEAEFEVVEEPRQGLFGRTRGEARVRARVKPAQVRQKNERRRKPARDRSKPKADKRDNGSNDESTPSTSSNDEVASTEAADAPAEQREQPKNRKGGGAKGGQRRNNGSRDNNQERKMNDENETTVEPQEVGDAAVAFMDGLVSAFGAESTCELTIDGTELDVAVTGEGLGLLVGPGGRTLNAIQDLARVSAQRRLGDHETRLRIDVAGYRVRRSEALTRFALDVASQVRESGEPRSLEPMSSADRKVIHDALNEEEGVGSRSEGDDPNRRIVIVPA; encoded by the coding sequence ATGGAGTGGGTGGAAACCACGGCAAAGACGGTCGATGACGCCAAGAACGCGGCGCTCGACCAACTGGGAGTCGCCGCAGACGAGGCGGAGTTCGAAGTCGTCGAAGAACCGCGACAGGGACTGTTCGGGCGGACACGCGGCGAAGCCCGGGTCCGGGCACGCGTCAAGCCGGCGCAGGTGCGTCAGAAGAACGAGCGTCGCCGCAAGCCGGCACGCGATCGCTCCAAGCCCAAGGCCGACAAGCGTGACAACGGATCGAACGACGAGTCGACCCCCTCGACGTCCTCGAACGACGAGGTCGCCAGCACCGAAGCTGCAGACGCACCTGCCGAGCAGCGTGAACAGCCCAAGAATCGCAAGGGCGGTGGCGCCAAGGGCGGTCAGCGTCGCAACAACGGATCCCGAGACAACAACCAGGAGCGCAAAATGAATGACGAGAACGAGACCACGGTGGAGCCGCAGGAAGTCGGTGACGCCGCTGTCGCATTCATGGACGGGCTGGTCTCGGCGTTCGGCGCGGAATCCACGTGTGAGCTGACCATCGACGGAACCGAGCTCGACGTTGCCGTCACCGGCGAAGGCCTCGGCCTGCTCGTCGGCCCCGGCGGTCGTACCCTCAACGCCATCCAGGATCTGGCCCGTGTGTCGGCCCAGCGTCGTCTCGGTGATCACGAAACGCGCCTTCGTATCGACGTTGCCGGCTACCGCGTGCGGCGCAGCGAAGCGCTCACCCGGTTCGCACTCGATGTCGCCAGTCAGGTGCGTGAGTCGGGCGAACCGCGTTCGCTCGAGCCGATGTCGTCGGCCGATCGCAAGGTCATCCACGATGCGCTCAACGAGGAAGAGGGCGTCGGCAGTCGCTCCGAAGGCGACGATCCGAACCGTCGCATCGTCATCGTTCCCGCCTGA
- the trxA gene encoding thioredoxin: MANGITDLSTATFDEAVNGAGKPVVVDFWAEWCGPCKKIAPILEEIAGERDDVTIAKINVDDNPDIAMKFNVMSIPTMIVFNEGEVAGRVTGALSKGALLQEIDGFLTSP; this comes from the coding sequence ATGGCAAACGGAATCACCGATCTCTCGACGGCAACGTTCGACGAAGCGGTCAACGGCGCGGGCAAGCCCGTCGTCGTCGACTTCTGGGCCGAATGGTGTGGGCCCTGCAAGAAGATTGCCCCCATCCTCGAAGAGATCGCCGGAGAGCGTGACGACGTCACCATCGCCAAGATCAACGTCGACGACAATCCCGACATCGCGATGAAGTTCAACGTCATGTCGATTCCGACGATGATCGTCTTCAACGAAGGCGAAGTCGCCGGTCGTGTCACCGGTGCGCTCAGCAAGGGCGCCCTTCTCCAGGAGATCGACGGATTTCTCACTTCCCCCTGA
- a CDS encoding peptidoglycan-binding protein yields MLTAPMLRGDDVTELQNGLNHLGFDCGRPDGIFGPATGRALDDFQRNSGLRADGICGQQTVRTIQLVSRQSGTGPGVASIRETEVFRVQASMSAQRVVVGQFGGLSSIARSVRRGLREAGANVMPTDEYEATAQAAAANRFGATVYLGLEALTERASTVSYFAVPSFESIGGRSLATQIVNALHGALDCPPELSGMRLPVLRETRMPAVLCSMGPVRDVIGASQEITDALIRAVVAWSDAPFIVADTASD; encoded by the coding sequence ATGCTCACCGCGCCGATGCTGCGCGGCGACGACGTCACCGAACTGCAGAACGGGCTGAACCACCTCGGCTTCGACTGCGGCCGCCCCGACGGCATCTTCGGGCCCGCCACGGGCCGCGCGCTCGACGACTTCCAACGCAACTCGGGCCTGCGGGCCGACGGCATCTGTGGGCAACAGACCGTGCGCACGATCCAGCTGGTCAGCCGTCAGAGCGGAACGGGCCCGGGCGTCGCCTCGATTCGTGAAACCGAGGTGTTCCGGGTCCAGGCCAGCATGTCGGCCCAGCGTGTGGTGGTCGGACAGTTCGGCGGGCTCAGCTCGATCGCGCGGTCGGTGCGCCGCGGCCTCCGTGAAGCCGGCGCCAACGTCATGCCGACCGACGAGTACGAGGCCACGGCGCAGGCCGCTGCGGCGAATCGGTTCGGGGCCACGGTGTATCTCGGACTCGAGGCGCTCACCGAGCGAGCGTCCACCGTGTCGTACTTCGCGGTCCCCTCCTTCGAGTCGATCGGTGGGCGGTCGTTGGCGACGCAGATCGTCAATGCGCTCCACGGTGCACTCGACTGCCCTCCGGAGCTGTCGGGGATGCGACTCCCGGTACTCCGTGAAACCCGGATGCCCGCAGTGCTGTGCTCGATGGGCCCGGTGCGTGACGTGATCGGTGCCTCACAGGAGATCACCGACGCATTGATTCGAGCGGTGGTGGCGTGGAGCGACGCACCGTTCATCGTTGCCGACACGGCGTCCGACTGA
- a CDS encoding RsmG family class I SAM-dependent methyltransferase yields the protein MDLDDLTAALTLSQRLGFLGDRPIPEVIEHAGGFVDALDDVRGRVVDLGSGGGVPGLVIAQQRPDLALTLVDRRTKRTDFLDRMVHRYRLRDRVSVEACDTDSLIGREGGTFDAAVARGFGPPMFTLETGVKLVRPGGVVVISEPPDGDRWDADAVAALGVYRRVSGAGVAVFERR from the coding sequence ATGGATCTCGACGACTTGACCGCTGCGCTGACGCTGAGTCAGCGCTTGGGATTTCTCGGGGACCGCCCGATTCCCGAGGTCATCGAGCACGCCGGGGGATTCGTCGACGCACTGGACGATGTGCGTGGGCGGGTGGTCGATCTCGGATCCGGTGGCGGTGTACCGGGCCTGGTGATCGCGCAGCAACGTCCCGATCTCGCGTTGACCCTGGTCGACCGTCGTACGAAGCGGACCGACTTCCTCGATCGAATGGTGCACCGGTATCGCCTTCGTGATCGAGTGTCGGTCGAGGCGTGCGACACCGACTCCCTCATCGGTCGAGAAGGCGGCACCTTCGACGCGGCCGTCGCTCGCGGATTCGGTCCGCCGATGTTCACCTTGGAGACGGGTGTGAAACTTGTCCGTCCGGGTGGTGTGGTCGTCATCAGTGAGCCCCCAGATGGCGACCGGTGGGATGCCGATGCGGTCGCGGCCCTCGGCGTCTATCGCAGGGTGTCGGGGGCTGGTGTGGCGGTCTTCGAACGGCGCTGA
- a CDS encoding ParA family protein, whose product MLVTRGGIRHSTWTHPCPISRGVLTGVHVSDHDTATPGPAHPLPRVIAIANQKGGVGKTTTTVNLGASLAEMGLRTLLVDLDPQGNASTGLGIENRGLEHSMYHVLMHDEPLENVIEPTDVKNLFVAPASLDLAGAEIELVPAFSREQRLKRAIEAVLDDYDYVLIDCPPSLGLLTVNGLAAAREVLVPIQCEYYALEGLGQLLRNVDLVKRNLNPDLEVSTILCVMYDARTKLAAQVVDEVREHFGDKVLRSVIPRTVRLSEAPSFGQPINTFDSKSRGALAYRDAAKEVHHDAT is encoded by the coding sequence ATGCTTGTAACGCGAGGCGGGATCAGGCACAGTACGTGGACTCATCCTTGCCCCATTTCTCGGGGCGTCTTGACGGGAGTTCACGTGTCAGACCACGACACCGCTACACCAGGCCCGGCCCACCCGCTGCCTCGAGTCATTGCCATCGCGAACCAGAAGGGCGGCGTCGGCAAGACCACCACCACGGTCAACCTCGGCGCGTCCCTGGCAGAGATGGGCCTGCGCACGTTGCTCGTCGACCTCGATCCGCAGGGAAACGCCTCGACGGGCCTCGGCATCGAGAATCGCGGGCTGGAACACTCCATGTATCACGTGCTGATGCACGACGAGCCGCTCGAGAACGTCATCGAACCGACCGACGTCAAGAATCTGTTCGTCGCTCCCGCCTCACTCGACCTCGCAGGCGCCGAGATCGAGCTGGTGCCGGCGTTCAGTCGCGAGCAGCGGTTGAAGCGGGCGATCGAAGCGGTGTTGGACGACTACGACTACGTCTTGATCGACTGTCCCCCGTCGCTCGGCTTGTTGACCGTCAACGGCCTCGCTGCCGCACGCGAAGTGCTCGTCCCGATCCAGTGTGAGTACTACGCACTCGAAGGTCTCGGTCAGTTGCTTCGCAACGTCGACCTGGTCAAGCGCAATCTCAATCCCGATCTCGAGGTCAGCACCATTCTGTGCGTCATGTACGACGCTCGTACCAAACTCGCGGCGCAAGTGGTCGACGAAGTTCGTGAGCACTTCGGCGACAAAGTGCTGCGCTCCGTGATCCCGCGAACCGTCCGTCTGTCGGAAGCCCCGTCGTTCGGGCAGCCCATCAACACATTCGATTCCAAGTCGCGAGGGGCACTCGCCTACCGCGACGCCGCCAAGGAGGTGCACCATGACGCGACGTAG
- a CDS encoding arsenate reductase family protein codes for MITLYFVPTCSKSRGAAALLDERGVEHTIHDYVKDPLDEATLAELVTMVGGDPTDMVRSSTDASTIGEVVAQLLADPADMQRPIGVRDGKAIIARPPERILELLDHD; via the coding sequence ATGATCACGCTGTACTTCGTTCCCACTTGCAGTAAGTCTCGTGGCGCGGCCGCGCTGCTCGACGAACGCGGCGTCGAGCACACGATCCACGACTACGTGAAAGATCCGCTCGACGAGGCGACGCTCGCCGAACTCGTCACGATGGTCGGGGGCGACCCGACCGACATGGTCCGCTCCTCCACCGACGCGTCGACGATCGGCGAGGTCGTCGCTCAGCTGCTGGCCGATCCCGCCGACATGCAACGGCCGATCGGTGTGCGTGACGGCAAGGCGATCATCGCCCGTCCACCCGAGCGCATTCTCGAGCTGCTCGACCACGACTGA